One Ricinus communis isolate WT05 ecotype wild-type chromosome 2, ASM1957865v1, whole genome shotgun sequence DNA segment encodes these proteins:
- the LOC8262746 gene encoding sucrose transport protein SUC2, with protein sequence MQSSTSKENKQPPSSQPHPPPLMVAGAAEPNSSPLRKVVMVASIAAGIQFGWALQLSLLTPYVQLLGIPHTWAAFIWLCGPISGMLVQPIVGYHSDRCTSRFGRRRPFIASGAAFVAIAVFLIGYAADLGHLSGDSLDKSPKTRAIAIFVVGFWILDVANNMLQGPCRALLADLSGTSQKKTRTANALFSFFMAVGNVLGYAAGAYTHLYKLFPFTKTTACDVYCANLKSCFFISIVLLLSLTVLALSYVKEKPWSPDQAVDNAEDDTASQASSSAQPMPFFGEILGAFKNLKRPMWILLLVTCLNWIAWFPFLLFDTDWMGREVYGGDSSGSAEQLKLYDRGVRAGALGLMLNSVVLGFTSLGVEVLARGVGGVKRLWGIVNFVLAVCLAMTVLVTKQAESTRRFATVSGGAKVPLPPPSGVKAGALALFAVMGVPQAITYSIPFALASIFSNTSGAGQGLSLGVLNLSIVIPQMIVSVAAGPWDALFGGGNLPAFVVGAVAALASGIFALTMLPSPQPDMPSAKALTAAFH encoded by the exons atgcaGTCTTCTACTagtaaagaaaacaaacagcCACCCTCTTCTCAGCCACATCCACCACCTCTTATGGTGGCTGGAGCTGCAGAACCCAATTCAAGCCCGTTGAGAAAGGTTGTAATGGTAGCTTCTATAGCTGCTGGTATTCAGTTCGGTTGGGCTTTACAGCTTTCTCTTTTAACCCCATATGTTCAACTTCTCGGTATACCCCATACATGGGCAGCATTCATTTGGCTTTGTGGACCCATTTCTGGTATGTTGGTCCAACCAATTGTTGGTTACCATAGTGATCGTTGCACCTCCCGTTTTGGCCGTCGTCGCCCTTTTATTGCCTCTGGCGCTGCCTTTGTCGCCATTGCTGTTTTCCTTATAGGTTATGCCGCTGATCTTGGACATCTATCTGGTGATTCTCTTGATAAGAGTCCTAAAACCCGCGCTATtgctatttttgttgttgggTTTTGGATTCTTGATGTCGCTAATAACATGCTTCAAGGTCCTTGTCGTGCACTCCTTGCTGATCTTTCTGGTACTAGCCAGAAGAAAACAAGAACAGCAAAtgctttgttttctttctttatggCCGTCGGTAACGTTCTTGGTTACGCGGCCGGAGCATACACTCACTTATATAAACTCTTTCCCTTCACAAAAACCACAGCCTGTGACGTTTACTGTGCTAATCTAAAATCTTGCTTCTTCATCTCAATTGTATTGCTTTTGTCTCTCACTGTTTTGGCACTCAGTTACGTTAAAGAAAAGCCCTGGTCGCCGGACCAGGCGGTGGATAATGCGGAGGATGATACCGCGTCACAGGCATCATCGTCAGCGCAGCCTATGCCATTTTTTGGTGAAATATTAGGTGCTTTTAAGAATCTCAAAAGACCCATGTGGATTCTTCTTCTTGTGACATGTCTAAACTGGATTGCATGGTTCCCCTTCCTGCTATTCGACACTGACTGGATGGGGAGAGAGGTGTACGGCGGTGACTCGAGCGGCTCTGCTGAGCAGTTGAAACTGTATGACCGTGGAGTCCGCGCTGGAGCACTTGGCTTGATGCTTAACTCGGTAGTTTTAGGGTTCACTTCCCTGGGCGTGGAGGTATTGGCGCGTGGTGTCGGTGGGGTTAAAAGATTGTGGGGCATAGTCAACTTCGTTCTTGCAGTGTGTCTGGCTATGACCGTGTTGGTTACCAAACAAGCAGAGTCCACCAGAAGGTTCGCCACCGTAAGCGGCGGAGCTAAAGTGCCGTTGCCACCACCAAGTGGCGTCAAGGCAGGTGCATTGGCCCTTTTTGCTGTGATGGGAGTACCTCAAGCt ATTACTTACAGTATTCCTTTTGCTTTGGCATCAATATTTTCTAACACCTCTGGTGCTGGTCAAG GACTGTCCTTGGGAGTTCTGAATCTTTCAATAGTTATACCACAG ATGATAGTGTCTGTAGCGGCTGGACCATGGGATGCATTATTTGGAGGAGGGAATCTGCCAGCATTTGTGGTGGGTGCGGTGGCAGCTCTTGCTAGTGGAATATTTGCACTCACAATGCTTCCATCGCCGCAGCCAGATATGCCTTCAGCCAAGGCTCTCACTGCTGCTTTCCATTAA